From Salinirubellus salinus, the proteins below share one genomic window:
- a CDS encoding DUF998 domain-containing protein codes for MDYTEQFDRPTAATLGEPRRLAGLAFLTLAGGFMTVLMLGAAMAPGYDFGGGAISDLGVVAETALLFNAGLVLVGVLNLAGGYALYRLHGSRWLLGAFALASVGAVLAGLFPLDTGGLHSIGALLAFLFFNVQALGLATRLTGPMRYLSVLAGVVGIVFVGVMVVGDAGNPAVFGPIGHGGAERMIVYPVMLWLVALGGYLLGDGEIRPPTRVSETAD; via the coding sequence GTGGACTACACAGAACAGTTCGACCGACCGACCGCGGCGACGCTCGGGGAGCCACGCCGGCTCGCGGGCCTCGCCTTCCTCACCCTCGCGGGTGGGTTCATGACCGTCCTGATGCTCGGTGCGGCGATGGCGCCGGGCTACGACTTCGGCGGTGGCGCCATCAGCGACCTCGGGGTCGTGGCGGAGACGGCGCTCCTGTTCAACGCGGGACTCGTCCTCGTCGGCGTCCTCAACCTCGCCGGCGGGTACGCGCTGTACCGGCTCCACGGAAGCCGGTGGCTCCTCGGGGCGTTCGCGCTGGCGAGCGTCGGGGCGGTGCTGGCGGGGCTGTTCCCCCTCGACACCGGTGGGCTGCACAGCATCGGGGCGCTCCTCGCGTTCCTGTTCTTCAACGTGCAGGCGCTGGGGCTGGCGACCCGACTGACCGGGCCGATGCGGTACCTCTCGGTGCTGGCGGGCGTCGTCGGCATCGTCTTCGTCGGCGTGATGGTCGTCGGTGACGCCGGCAACCCCGCGGTGTTCGGCCCGATCGGGCACGGCGGGGCCGAGCGGATGATCGTCTATCCCGTGATGCTCTGGCTGGTCGCGCTCGGCGGCTACCTCCTCGGTGACGGCGAGATACGCCCTCCGACCAGGGTGTCCGAGACGGCCGACTGA
- a CDS encoding universal stress protein: protein MDTVLLATDGSEYATRAARRAIRLARARDAALHVLCVVDRRRLEEPALGSGELATIAAEDHGHECIAMVRELADEADVTVEGRTCHGVPPDEILAYADRIDASVIVVGEHGEHAEHFGGVGRAVADRADREVVVVSAAENEA from the coding sequence ATGGACACTGTACTGCTCGCGACGGACGGGAGTGAGTACGCGACGCGGGCGGCTCGGCGGGCCATCCGGCTCGCCCGAGCGCGTGACGCCGCGCTCCACGTCCTCTGTGTGGTCGACCGGCGGAGACTGGAGGAGCCGGCGCTCGGCTCCGGTGAACTGGCGACCATCGCGGCCGAGGACCACGGCCACGAGTGTATCGCGATGGTCCGGGAGTTGGCCGACGAGGCCGACGTCACCGTGGAGGGGCGGACCTGTCACGGGGTCCCGCCGGACGAGATTCTGGCGTACGCAGACAGGATCGACGCCTCGGTCATCGTCGTCGGCGAACACGGCGAACACGCCGAGCACTTCGGCGGCGTGGGCCGCGCTGTGGCCGACCGGGCGGACCGGGAGGTCGTCGTGGTCTCGGCCGCCGAGAACGAGGCGTGA
- a CDS encoding helix-turn-helix domain-containing protein, with translation MPDSMSEQLQRDMECEGLLECFHGLKQLDRECFEALVEAESALTVDEVAEGVDRERSTAYRAVQRLLEAGFIEKEQVNYDQGGYYHVYHPAEAQKVSSEMQRMLNDWYAKMGQLIGEFEDKYEDATPAELRT, from the coding sequence ATGCCCGATTCGATGTCCGAGCAACTCCAGCGGGACATGGAGTGCGAGGGACTGCTGGAGTGTTTCCACGGACTCAAACAGCTAGACAGGGAGTGCTTCGAGGCGCTCGTCGAGGCGGAGTCGGCGCTGACCGTCGACGAGGTGGCGGAAGGCGTCGACCGCGAGCGTTCGACCGCGTACCGCGCCGTCCAGCGCCTGCTGGAGGCGGGGTTCATCGAGAAGGAGCAGGTCAACTACGACCAGGGGGGGTACTACCACGTCTATCACCCGGCCGAGGCCCAGAAGGTGTCGAGCGAGATGCAGCGGATGCTCAACGACTGGTACGCGAAGATGGGCCAACTCATCGGCGAGTTCGAGGACAAGTACGAGGACGCCACGCCGGCCGAACTCCGGACGTAG
- a CDS encoding DUF7512 family protein: MFGIESASGPEGAALIIGLVLVEALILYVGYGALERLLGPTLTRILRGE, encoded by the coding sequence ATGTTCGGGATTGAGAGTGCCTCCGGCCCGGAGGGTGCGGCCCTGATAATCGGGCTGGTACTCGTCGAGGCCCTCATCCTCTACGTCGGCTACGGCGCCCTGGAACGACTGCTCGGTCCGACCCTCACCCGCATCCTGCGGGGTGAGTAG
- a CDS encoding sulfite exporter TauE/SafE family protein: MELFGVAVTLLLTFAGFGVLIGLLFGFFGMGGSFLVTPALLVMGYQTDVAVASGLAFVFGTSVIATLKHRDLGQVDYKLGVLMIAGTTAGIEVGKMGLHWLQDIGLADTVVSVAYVALLGGIGVFITYTALKGDGGGGVSHDADGEIDADDIPDIAKKIQSYRVPPMMKLRGGVRVSLWMILVVAFLTGLLSGFLGVGGGFIRMPALFYLIGVPVPVAVGTDLFEIVFSGGIGSFLYAIDGAVDLAIVAPLLAGSAGGARLGAAATSLVDEDDIKVYFGVMLLLGAIAVAVRKIGGVIEMPVLDTVALAIIIGAALLVSGAVVVSSIRELRTERADTTVQTAD, from the coding sequence GTGGAACTGTTCGGCGTCGCCGTCACACTCCTGCTCACGTTCGCCGGGTTCGGCGTCCTCATCGGGCTCCTCTTCGGCTTCTTCGGGATGGGCGGCTCGTTCCTCGTCACCCCCGCACTGCTGGTGATGGGCTACCAGACGGACGTGGCCGTCGCGTCCGGCCTCGCGTTCGTGTTCGGTACCAGCGTCATCGCCACCCTGAAACACCGTGACCTCGGGCAGGTCGACTACAAGCTCGGGGTGTTGATGATCGCCGGGACCACCGCCGGCATCGAGGTGGGGAAGATGGGCCTCCACTGGCTCCAGGACATCGGGCTCGCCGACACCGTCGTCAGCGTCGCGTACGTGGCGCTGCTGGGCGGCATCGGCGTGTTCATCACCTACACCGCGCTCAAGGGCGACGGCGGCGGTGGGGTGAGCCACGACGCCGACGGCGAGATCGACGCGGACGACATCCCCGACATCGCCAAGAAGATACAGAGCTACCGCGTCCCCCCGATGATGAAACTCCGCGGCGGCGTGCGCGTCTCGCTCTGGATGATCCTCGTCGTCGCGTTCCTGACGGGGCTGCTCTCGGGGTTCCTCGGCGTCGGTGGCGGGTTCATCCGCATGCCCGCGCTGTTCTACCTCATCGGCGTCCCCGTCCCCGTGGCGGTCGGGACCGACCTGTTCGAGATCGTCTTCTCGGGCGGTATCGGGTCGTTCCTCTACGCCATCGACGGTGCGGTCGACCTCGCCATCGTGGCACCCCTGCTGGCCGGTAGTGCCGGCGGTGCCCGCCTCGGCGCGGCCGCCACCAGCCTCGTCGACGAGGACGACATCAAGGTCTACTTCGGCGTGATGCTGCTGCTGGGCGCCATCGCCGTCGCCGTCCGGAAGATCGGCGGCGTCATCGAGATGCCCGTCCTCGACACGGTCGCACTGGCCATCATCATCGGCGCGGCGCTGCTCGTCAGTGGCGCCGTCGTCGTCAGCTCCATCCGCGAACTCCGGACCGAGCGTGCAGACACCACGGTCCAGACCGCGGACTGA
- a CDS encoding universal stress protein: MRAVFATDLSDAIETALESRICLECLGRYGITEVHLLNVTSPNVTTGMPGSDVGRQTRRGLERQADLLREEGFDVETHVVRGTPHRRINGLAEQVGADLIIVGSRGKSPLRERFIGGTARDVARTAVRPLLVQRIVETEDEHEIANEHLFQRVLYATDFSENAERAFEQFRYLQEATQEATLLHVTPPERRSEPDVVEDAEARLAELADRLEGMGIETRTVVREGEAVEEILAAEAEFDPTSILMGSRGRSRIRRLLLGSTSEKVTARASCNVLLVPPRQFG; the protein is encoded by the coding sequence ATGCGAGCCGTATTCGCGACCGACCTGTCCGACGCCATCGAGACGGCCCTCGAGTCCCGCATCTGTCTCGAGTGTCTGGGCCGGTACGGCATCACCGAAGTGCACCTGCTCAACGTCACCAGTCCCAACGTCACCACCGGGATGCCGGGGAGCGACGTCGGGAGGCAGACCCGCCGCGGACTCGAGCGGCAGGCGGACCTCCTCAGGGAGGAGGGGTTCGACGTCGAGACACACGTCGTCCGGGGGACGCCCCACCGGCGCATCAACGGCCTGGCCGAACAGGTCGGCGCGGACCTCATCATCGTCGGGTCGCGCGGGAAGAGCCCGCTCCGTGAGCGGTTCATCGGGGGGACGGCCCGCGACGTGGCGCGGACCGCCGTCCGGCCGCTGCTCGTCCAGCGCATCGTCGAGACGGAGGACGAGCACGAGATCGCCAACGAACACCTGTTCCAGCGCGTGCTCTACGCCACGGACTTCTCGGAGAACGCCGAGCGGGCGTTCGAGCAGTTCCGGTACCTGCAGGAGGCGACGCAGGAGGCGACCCTCCTGCACGTCACCCCGCCGGAACGACGGAGCGAACCGGACGTGGTCGAGGACGCCGAGGCGCGGCTGGCCGAACTGGCCGACCGCCTCGAGGGGATGGGCATCGAGACGCGGACGGTCGTCCGCGAGGGCGAGGCCGTCGAGGAGATCCTGGCCGCCGAGGCCGAGTTCGACCCGACGTCCATCCTCATGGGGTCGCGCGGGCGGAGCCGCATCAGACGGCTCCTGCTGGGGAGCACCTCGGAGAAGGTGACCGCCCGGGCGAGCTGTAACGTCCTGCTCGTCCCGCCGCGTCAGTTCGGGTAG
- a CDS encoding DUF1641 domain-containing protein, protein MTDGSTNEAMETERPEETTETPEPTEALADERLVAAIEENPEAVAAFVERLDSVNELLDVVALGQDAMTDEMVVSLARMGSNVGELADTAGDPDTRDGLARLLEGVGNAQRADPESASAMALLKSLRDPEVRRGLSYLVALARGIGAADPDAE, encoded by the coding sequence ATGACAGACGGAAGCACCAACGAGGCGATGGAGACCGAACGACCGGAGGAGACCACCGAGACGCCGGAGCCGACCGAGGCGCTCGCGGACGAACGTCTCGTCGCGGCCATCGAGGAGAACCCCGAGGCCGTCGCGGCGTTCGTCGAGCGACTGGACTCGGTCAACGAACTGCTGGACGTGGTCGCGCTCGGGCAGGACGCGATGACCGACGAGATGGTCGTCTCGCTCGCCCGGATGGGGTCGAACGTCGGTGAACTGGCCGACACCGCCGGCGACCCGGACACCCGCGACGGCCTCGCGCGGTTGCTCGAAGGCGTCGGGAACGCCCAGCGAGCCGACCCCGAGTCGGCGTCGGCGATGGCGTTGCTGAAGTCGCTGCGCGACCCGGAGGTCCGGCGCGGGCTGAGCTACCTCGTCGCGCTGGCACGCGGCATCGGCGCGGCAGACCCGGACGCGGAGTGA
- a CDS encoding sulfurtransferase TusA family protein — MATTEADTTVDARGAACPGPLMELIGAFREAETGAVVALLTDEEQSLTDVPEWAAESGNEVVATDDEGTHYRILVRKS, encoded by the coding sequence ATGGCCACGACAGAAGCGGATACGACAGTCGACGCGCGGGGTGCGGCCTGCCCCGGGCCGCTCATGGAACTCATCGGTGCGTTCCGTGAGGCGGAGACCGGGGCGGTCGTCGCGCTCCTGACCGACGAGGAACAGTCGCTGACCGACGTGCCCGAGTGGGCCGCCGAGTCGGGCAACGAGGTAGTGGCCACCGACGACGAGGGGACCCACTACCGGATACTGGTGCGAAAGTCATGA
- a CDS encoding M20 family metallopeptidase: MEPPTDRLSAERVADLALDLLAVDTQNPPGDVRALADHVESFLADLGLDTDRVAVDPAKPNVLATVPGEADRTLLYNGHLDTVPFDAAEWTHDPLGERDGDRVYGRGATDMKGPLAAMLHTAETFVAADADPPVDLTFAFVSDEETGGSAGVRAILDQGAVDADACVVGETTCSGGNHSVTVADRGSIWLTLRAEGEAAHGSRPMLGANAIDRLWAAVSAIRERLPARPLPGPEAMAPIVEESVAYYGPTMGADAARELFSSPTVNLGTIEGGESVNTVPAAATARLDVRLNAGVETPTVLADIRECLREYPHVAIEDASWSVGTYEPLDSPLVESVASTAEAVTEGRVYRRSATGGGDAKKFREAGVPTVEFALGTDTVHAVDEYTTLRALVGNAEVYTRLPAVWATATA; encoded by the coding sequence ATGGAGCCACCCACCGACCGACTCTCGGCCGAACGGGTCGCCGACCTCGCGCTCGACCTGCTCGCCGTCGACACGCAGAACCCGCCGGGAGACGTGCGCGCGCTCGCCGACCACGTGGAGTCGTTCCTCGCCGACCTCGGCCTCGACACCGACCGTGTCGCGGTCGACCCGGCCAAGCCGAACGTCCTCGCCACCGTCCCGGGCGAGGCCGACCGGACCCTGCTCTACAACGGGCACCTCGATACGGTGCCGTTCGACGCCGCCGAGTGGACACACGACCCGCTCGGCGAACGCGACGGTGACCGCGTCTACGGCCGGGGCGCGACGGACATGAAGGGGCCGCTGGCCGCGATGCTCCACACCGCCGAGACGTTCGTCGCGGCCGACGCCGACCCGCCCGTCGACCTCACGTTCGCGTTCGTGAGCGACGAGGAGACGGGCGGGTCGGCGGGCGTCCGGGCGATACTCGACCAGGGCGCCGTCGACGCCGACGCCTGCGTCGTCGGGGAGACGACCTGTAGCGGCGGGAACCACTCCGTCACCGTCGCCGACCGGGGGAGCATCTGGCTCACGCTCCGTGCCGAGGGCGAGGCGGCCCACGGGTCGCGGCCGATGCTGGGTGCGAACGCCATCGACCGGCTCTGGGCGGCCGTCTCGGCCATCCGCGAGCGCCTGCCGGCACGTCCCCTCCCTGGTCCCGAGGCGATGGCACCCATCGTCGAGGAGAGCGTCGCGTACTACGGGCCGACGATGGGGGCCGACGCCGCGCGCGAGCTGTTCTCGTCCCCGACGGTCAACCTCGGGACCATCGAGGGCGGCGAGAGCGTCAACACGGTGCCGGCGGCGGCCACCGCACGGCTCGACGTCCGCCTGAACGCGGGCGTCGAGACGCCGACGGTGCTCGCCGACATCCGCGAGTGTCTGCGTGAGTACCCGCACGTCGCCATCGAGGACGCGAGCTGGTCCGTCGGTACCTACGAACCGCTCGACAGCCCGCTGGTCGAGAGCGTCGCCTCGACGGCCGAGGCCGTCACCGAGGGTCGCGTCTACCGTCGCAGCGCCACCGGCGGCGGCGACGCCAAGAAGTTCCGCGAGGCCGGCGTCCCGACCGTCGAGTTCGCGCTGGGCACCGACACCGTCCACGCCGTCGACGAGTACACCACGCTCCGCGCACTCGTCGGGAACGCCGAGGTCTACACGCGGCTCCCGGCGGTCTGGGCGACGGCGACGGCCTGA
- a CDS encoding DUF6691 family protein, with the protein MFAPLVVVGGLIFGFGLGYSHMARPEVVIDFLLFEDLGLLFVMFGGSIVAGLGFWVLPRLRDGAPLTGRPYERRLKSFDRNVLVGGVVFGVGWGLAGICPGAAYASLGVGNWPILYAIAGMFIGAYAQGIWRSQRSTDADAVPSDD; encoded by the coding sequence CTGTTCGCCCCGCTCGTGGTCGTCGGCGGGCTGATCTTCGGCTTCGGGCTGGGGTACAGCCACATGGCGCGCCCGGAGGTCGTCATCGACTTCCTCCTGTTCGAGGACCTGGGGCTGCTGTTCGTGATGTTCGGCGGCTCTATCGTCGCCGGCCTGGGGTTCTGGGTGCTCCCGCGGCTCCGGGACGGCGCCCCCCTGACGGGCCGACCCTACGAACGGCGCCTGAAGTCGTTCGACCGGAACGTCCTCGTCGGCGGCGTCGTCTTCGGCGTCGGCTGGGGACTCGCCGGCATCTGTCCCGGCGCGGCCTACGCCAGTCTGGGGGTGGGCAACTGGCCCATCCTGTACGCCATCGCCGGGATGTTCATCGGCGCGTACGCCCAGGGCATCTGGCGCAGCCAGCGGAGCACCGACGCGGACGCGGTCCCGAGCGACGACTGA
- a CDS encoding YeeE/YedE family protein, with amino-acid sequence MLEGLAGFFPNGVERYAVGGLLVGLGTLVVYAGTGIAAGASTFLESTLSYVSDASRFQQYRPSRDWRVLFTVSIVLGAAVYAVLFQGGAWTTGVEPWRLFVGGIFVGVGTRIGKGCTSGHGICGVGSASRTSLIGVATFVLVAIVTANVIAALGGGL; translated from the coding sequence ATGCTCGAAGGACTCGCCGGCTTCTTCCCAAACGGGGTAGAGCGCTACGCCGTCGGAGGGTTGCTGGTCGGCCTGGGGACGCTGGTCGTCTACGCCGGCACCGGTATCGCCGCCGGCGCGAGCACGTTCCTCGAGTCGACCCTCTCGTACGTCTCGGACGCCTCGCGGTTCCAGCAGTACCGCCCGTCGCGTGACTGGCGCGTGCTGTTCACCGTCAGCATCGTCCTCGGGGCGGCCGTCTACGCCGTCCTGTTCCAGGGCGGTGCCTGGACGACCGGGGTCGAGCCGTGGCGGCTGTTCGTCGGCGGCATCTTCGTCGGCGTCGGCACCCGCATCGGCAAGGGGTGTACCTCCGGCCACGGAATCTGCGGGGTCGGGAGCGCCTCTCGGACCTCGCTGATCGGCGTCGCGACCTTCGTCCTGGTGGCGATCGTCACGGCGAACGTGATCGCCGCGCTCGGAGGTGGCCTGTGA
- a CDS encoding sulfurtransferase TusA family protein, producing MSTETPTETLDVKGQNCPMPVVKTKGAFDALAPGGTLEVVATDSGSVSDIAGWAESTEGAELLDQEESTEGGEAVFKHYIRKAE from the coding sequence ATGAGCACCGAGACACCTACCGAGACGCTCGACGTGAAAGGACAGAACTGCCCGATGCCGGTCGTGAAGACGAAAGGCGCGTTCGACGCGCTCGCGCCGGGCGGGACCCTCGAAGTGGTCGCCACCGACTCCGGCAGTGTGAGCGACATCGCCGGCTGGGCGGAGTCCACCGAGGGCGCCGAACTGCTCGACCAGGAGGAGTCGACGGAGGGCGGCGAGGCCGTCTTCAAGCACTACATCCGCAAGGCCGAGTGA
- a CDS encoding DsrE/DsrF/DrsH-like family protein, whose protein sequence is MSTDTPTPADGAPSPEEFEAMRTRMEELEEELASVKADVSDSPKKMVIVATKGTLDMAYPPLILASTAAAFGYDVTVFHTFWGLEILHEENSKDLQLSAVGNPNMPMPNAIAALPGMDRVTTGMMRKRIAENEVASIEELIEMSLDQGVDLQACQMTIELLGYDEDEFYDGVTTGVGAASAFQEMVEADIQLLV, encoded by the coding sequence ATGAGCACGGACACCCCGACCCCCGCCGACGGCGCCCCCTCGCCAGAGGAGTTCGAGGCGATGCGCACGCGGATGGAGGAACTGGAGGAGGAGCTCGCGTCGGTCAAGGCCGACGTCTCCGACTCGCCCAAGAAGATGGTCATCGTGGCGACGAAGGGGACGCTCGACATGGCCTACCCGCCACTCATCCTCGCCTCCACCGCGGCCGCGTTCGGCTACGACGTGACCGTGTTCCACACGTTCTGGGGGCTCGAGATACTCCACGAGGAGAACTCGAAGGACCTCCAGCTCAGCGCCGTCGGCAACCCGAACATGCCGATGCCCAACGCCATCGCCGCGCTCCCCGGCATGGACCGCGTCACCACCGGCATGATGCGAAAGCGCATCGCCGAGAACGAGGTGGCCAGCATCGAGGAGCTCATCGAGATGTCGCTCGACCAGGGCGTCGACCTGCAGGCCTGTCAGATGACCATCGAACTGCTGGGCTACGACGAGGACGAGTTCTACGACGGCGTCACCACCGGTGTCGGCGCGGCCAGCGCCTTCCAGGAGATGGTCGAGGCGGACATCCAGTTGCTGGTCTGA
- a CDS encoding CBS domain-containing protein, translated as MTIDRLTRKDVVTATGDVSAADLARTMKERDVGSVVVVSDDRPIGVVTDRDLVLYVMATDRDPEEATARDLMSEDLFSVEAGDGVFAVMSRMADAGVRRVPVTEAGELVGVVALDDLVVLLANELGNLAAVIEAEMPPVTEVEP; from the coding sequence ATGACCATCGATCGACTCACGCGGAAGGACGTCGTGACAGCCACGGGCGACGTGTCGGCGGCCGACCTCGCCAGGACGATGAAAGAGCGCGACGTCGGTAGCGTCGTCGTCGTCAGTGACGACCGGCCCATCGGAGTCGTCACCGACCGCGACCTCGTGTTGTACGTCATGGCGACCGACCGGGACCCCGAGGAGGCGACGGCGCGCGACCTCATGTCCGAGGACCTGTTCAGCGTCGAGGCCGGCGACGGGGTGTTCGCGGTGATGAGCCGGATGGCCGACGCCGGCGTCCGGCGCGTCCCCGTCACCGAGGCGGGCGAACTCGTGGGCGTCGTCGCCCTCGACGACCTGGTGGTGCTGCTGGCGAACGAACTCGGCAACCTCGCCGCGGTCATCGAGGCGGAGATGCCCCCCGTCACGGAGGTGGAGCCGTGA
- a CDS encoding DUF2267 domain-containing protein has protein sequence MNFDEFTGQLQHRLGTPGTGETVRAARATLSTLGARIPEGAAEDLAASLPMEIDWYLTGAPREHGQRFDWREFVQRVAEIEGAEPQDAAYHAQLVMDLVAELVPPSDLADLRGMLPEAEDEENWRKLFAVVDAGGWVDSSASAP, from the coding sequence GTGAACTTCGACGAGTTCACCGGGCAACTCCAGCACCGACTGGGGACGCCCGGCACGGGAGAGACGGTGCGCGCGGCGCGTGCGACGCTGTCGACGCTCGGAGCGCGCATCCCCGAGGGCGCGGCCGAGGACCTCGCGGCCTCGCTCCCGATGGAGATCGACTGGTACCTCACCGGGGCGCCCCGCGAACACGGCCAGCGGTTCGACTGGCGCGAGTTCGTCCAGCGGGTCGCCGAGATCGAGGGTGCCGAACCGCAGGACGCGGCCTACCACGCCCAGCTCGTGATGGACCTCGTCGCCGAACTCGTCCCGCCCTCGGACCTCGCGGACCTCCGCGGGATGCTCCCCGAGGCCGAGGACGAGGAGAACTGGCGGAAACTGTTCGCCGTGGTGGACGCCGGTGGCTGGGTCGACTCCAGTGCCAGTGCGCCCTGA
- a CDS encoding phosphoribosyltransferase, which yields MFSDRTDAGHRLGERLVELGVETDVVLAVPRGGLPVGRAVADALGAPLDVVAARKLGAPGNAELAIGAVAADGTVWLNDPLVAELGIGEAYVEDAVEHERGVAEGKLQRYREGRPPLDLQGRQVVVVDDGVATGATTIACLRQVREAGAARVVLAVPVGPPDTVARLGREADEVVCLATPERFGAVGRFYDSFTQVSDEEAMGYLDPA from the coding sequence GTGTTTAGCGACCGGACCGACGCGGGGCACCGACTCGGCGAGCGCCTCGTCGAACTGGGCGTCGAGACGGACGTCGTGCTCGCGGTGCCACGCGGTGGGCTGCCGGTCGGCCGGGCCGTCGCGGACGCGCTCGGCGCGCCGCTGGACGTCGTCGCCGCGCGGAAACTGGGGGCGCCGGGGAACGCGGAACTGGCCATCGGCGCCGTCGCCGCCGACGGCACCGTCTGGCTGAACGACCCGCTCGTCGCGGAACTGGGTATCGGCGAGGCGTACGTCGAGGACGCCGTCGAGCACGAACGGGGGGTCGCCGAGGGGAAACTCCAGCGCTACCGCGAGGGTCGGCCCCCGCTCGACCTGCAGGGCAGGCAGGTCGTGGTCGTGGACGACGGGGTCGCCACGGGAGCGACGACCATCGCCTGTCTCCGGCAGGTGCGCGAGGCCGGGGCCGCACGGGTCGTCCTCGCGGTCCCGGTCGGGCCGCCGGACACCGTCGCCCGCCTCGGACGGGAGGCCGACGAGGTGGTCTGTCTCGCCACCCCCGAGCGGTTCGGTGCCGTCGGACGGTTCTACGATTCGTTCACGCAGGTCAGCGACGAGGAGGCGATGGGGTACCTCGACCCGGCCTGA
- a CDS encoding Hsp20/alpha crystallin family protein: protein MSTRNPFEELERFFERMSEQFEETAHVWEPDVPGFLREYEPVAMDMIERDDEFVVAIDMPGFEREDVDIKVTNHTLRIRGDHAEAFDEERDRFVRHERRHESVDRSVRLPGEVDPEKVTAKMTNGVLTVTLPRTEAENERKIEIE from the coding sequence ATGAGCACACGCAACCCGTTCGAGGAGCTCGAACGGTTCTTCGAGCGAATGAGCGAGCAGTTCGAGGAGACCGCCCACGTCTGGGAGCCGGACGTCCCCGGCTTCCTCCGCGAGTACGAGCCCGTCGCGATGGACATGATAGAGCGCGACGACGAGTTCGTCGTCGCCATCGACATGCCCGGCTTCGAGCGGGAGGACGTCGACATCAAGGTGACGAACCACACCCTCCGCATCCGCGGCGACCACGCGGAGGCGTTCGACGAGGAGCGCGACCGGTTCGTCCGACACGAGCGACGACACGAGTCCGTCGACCGCTCCGTCCGACTCCCCGGCGAGGTCGACCCCGAGAAGGTCACCGCGAAGATGACCAACGGTGTCCTCACGGTGACACTCCCGCGCACCGAGGCGGAGAACGAACGGAAGATCGAGATCGAGTAG
- a CDS encoding AEC family transporter has product MSVVDQLGLMLGVLAVGAALRAVGVLTPTRRDRLTALAFYVALPALVFASTVEQSLSDVLSWRLLLGVTVVLLAVAGLSLALHRHRADPAKRGVAVVQSYHCNMGFLGVPFVAAAFGGLTAAKASIVLGVGSLVQVTLTVLLLTRLTSAEADLRAELLGVARNPVLIALGLGLLGAALGVAVPDTATTALDAVGTLALPIALLSVGASLTVETGLVDPPAVGAVAGVKLLVMPALALAVFLGLGPSPSTLRAGVLMLAMPTAVSTYIYASELGGDRDLASATVVATTVGAVATLFLVVEVLGLVV; this is encoded by the coding sequence ATGAGTGTCGTCGACCAACTGGGCCTGATGCTCGGCGTGCTGGCCGTCGGGGCCGCGCTCCGGGCCGTCGGCGTCCTCACGCCGACGCGGCGCGACCGGCTGACGGCGCTCGCGTTCTACGTCGCTCTCCCGGCGCTCGTGTTCGCCTCCACCGTCGAGCAGTCGCTCTCTGACGTGCTCTCGTGGCGCCTCCTGCTCGGCGTGACAGTCGTCCTGCTGGCCGTCGCCGGCCTGAGTCTCGCGCTCCACCGGCACCGTGCGGACCCCGCGAAGCGAGGGGTCGCCGTCGTCCAGTCGTACCACTGCAACATGGGGTTCCTCGGCGTGCCGTTCGTCGCCGCGGCGTTCGGCGGGCTGACCGCGGCGAAGGCGAGCATCGTCCTCGGCGTCGGGTCGCTCGTGCAGGTCACCCTGACGGTGCTCCTGCTCACCCGCCTGACGAGCGCCGAGGCCGACCTCCGCGCGGAGCTGCTCGGCGTCGCCCGGAACCCGGTGCTGATCGCGCTCGGACTGGGCCTGCTCGGGGCCGCGCTCGGCGTCGCAGTGCCCGACACGGCGACCACCGCCCTCGACGCGGTGGGGACGCTCGCGCTCCCCATCGCCCTGCTCTCGGTCGGGGCGTCGCTCACGGTCGAGACGGGGCTGGTCGACCCGCCGGCGGTGGGCGCCGTCGCTGGCGTGAAACTGCTCGTGATGCCCGCGCTGGCGCTCGCGGTGTTCCTCGGGCTCGGTCCGTCGCCGTCGACGCTCCGGGCGGGCGTGCTGATGCTCGCGATGCCCACCGCCGTCTCGACGTACATCTACGCCAGCGAACTCGGCGGGGACCGCGACCTCGCGAGCGCCACCGTGGTGGCGACGACGGTGGGCGCCGTGGCGACGCTGTTCCTCGTCGTCGAGGTACTCGGACTCGTCGTCTGA